The nucleotide window AGTGCTGACTATCAGAAGTGCTGGGAAAAGCTCTTTACAAAGCTCTCAAGCAGCATCCACTAATGCCAAACATCCCCATGAGCAGCGACTCCAATCCTAGCTGCGAAATGCTCAGGCTCACTTCAAATGAGAGGCAGATGTATTCATAGCAGAGCTAATCATGATGGCCACACAGTGAAGACAGCAAATGCCCACCAGCGGCAGGGTGGTTAAATGGTGCTGGTGCATTCACCAGCAGTGTAGACCAATCAGCCACTCCAGGTCCCGCTGGGATCCGCAGGACTTTGCAGACACAATCCCCCTATAAATCCATTAATTACTTGGGGCCCAAGTCTTTTTGTCCATATAGCTATCCCCCTCTTGGTACTGAGATGTCGTGGTGGAGACCAAGGATCCCTGGAACTGGTCTAGGGGTGGGAGGAGCTCTGTGAAGTCGGGGAATGACTGTTTCTGGCAAAAAATTGGAGGCATAAGGGCTCTGAGGTCACAAGGGGactagggctggggctgggagtgaTCCTAAGTTTGGGATTGGGCCAGGACCTGGGATTGGGGCTAGGACTAAGCCTGGGCCTGGGAGTAAGCCTGGCTTGGAATCAGGCCAGGGCCTAGGATGGAGCCTGGACCTGGGATTGGGCCTTGGCTTTTAAGTGGGCCTGGAATGGGGCTGGGATTGGGCCAGGGGCTAGACCCAGGGCAGCCAAATGCCCTCCTGGCTCTGCACCAAAGCTACTCGAGGCCTGGTGGAGGCTGCAGATCGTGGGTTCCACCACTGGGAGAATTCCCAAGGGGCCAGGCTGATGGGGGGCAGAGGCCGCAGCTTCAGGGAAAGGGGGCACAGTGCGAGCTCTGTGGGCTCTGTGGCCTTCTGCCTAGGGCTGCACTGGGGTGGCTGCTGCTGGGGTGGCTGCTGCTGGAGCTGCTactggagctgctgctgctgctgctactggggctgctgctgctggagctgctgctgctggagctgctgctgctgctggggctgctgctgctgctactggggctgctgctgctgctactggggctgctggggctgctgctgctgctgctggggctgCTACTGGAGCTGCTACTgctggggctgctgctgctggggctgctgctgctggagctgctactggagctgctgctgctgctgctactggggctgctgctgctggagctgctgctgctactggggctgctgctgctgctactggggctgctgctgctgctgcggctgctgctggggctgctgctgctgctgctgctactggaGCTGCTactggagctgctgctgctggagctgctgctgctggagcTGCTACTGGAGCTGCTACTGCTGGGGCTGCTACTgctggggctgctgctgctggggctgctgctgctggagctgctgctgctggagcTGCCGCTGCTAGAGCTGCTACTGGGGCTGCCGCTGCTAGAGCTGCTactggggctgctgctgctggagctgctgctgctggggctgctgctgctggggctgctgctgctggggctgctgctgctggggctgCTGTTGAGGATGCTGCTGCTGAGGATGCTGCTGCTGAGGATGCTTCTGGAGCTGCTGGAGCTGCTTCTGGAACCACCGCTCCCGAGAGCGTTTGGCCCGGCGATTCTTGAACCACACCTGCACTTGGTACTCCCCGAGATTGAGCATCTCCGCCAGCTCTTGTCGTGTGTCATAGTCTGGGTACTGTTCCTCCTTAAAGTGATTTTCTAGCACTTCCTGCTGTTTCCAGTTGTAGACTGTGCGGTCCTGCCGCTGTCTCTTTGGAAGGCCTGGGGACAGTGGAAGGCCTTGGGGATGCCTAGGGTCTTGCATCCTGGGTCCTGCTCTGTTCTTGAACATAATTAGGGCAAATATTATCAAGCTGAAACTATTGACTAGAAGTTTATTGGTAAACAGGATATTGACATTGTCTCAACTTTTCTTCCCACACATTTATTCATTACAAAGGGAAAAGATGCCTTACAGTACACCACAAAGTGATCAGAGTTAACATCACCAATAAAACAGACATTATGTGCTCCCTAATGTGATACACTAGTATGGGATACGACTTCACCTACATAATATTCCCGCCAGACATACATATCCTGAACTTAATCATAcgaaaagagaaaaaccaaaatCAAGGGACATTCTACAAACACCACAACTGCTTTCCTCTTAAAAAATGTCagcattggctgggtgtggtggttcatgcctataatctccactttgggaggccaaggtgtgcgaatcacttgaggccaggagttcgagactagtctggggaacatagtgaaactctgtctctccaaaaaaaataaaataacattagcgaggtgtggtgccacatacctgtagtcccagctactggggaggcagaggaagaaggattgcttgagcccaggtggtcaaagttacagtgagctatgatcacaccactgcactactgtactccagcctgggcaacagggcaagactctgtctgcaaaataaataaataaattaattaattaaaattaaaataaatggcagtatcaagaaaaacaaaaacaaaggctgAGGAATTGTTTCAGATAAAAAGAGACTGAAGAGATGATTAAATACAATGTGAGATTCTGAATTAGATCCTAGATTGAAGGAAAAAATTGACAAGGAACATTATTTGGACAACTGGCTTaatttgtatataaaatgtatattatgtaatattaatgttaatttcctgaaATTGATAATTATACTGTGATTATGTAAGAAAATAATCCTTGTTTTGCTCTTAAAAGattgaaagcttttttttctttttcttgagtcagtttcactccatcacccaggctggagtgcagtggtgtgatctcagctcactgcaacctccacatcctgggttcaagtgattctcatgccttagcctcctgagtagttgggactacaggtacatgccaccatgcctggcctggctaaatttgtatttttagtagagatggggttttgccatgttggccgggctggtctcgaactcctgacctcaagtgatccacctgcttcggcctcccaaagtgctgagattacaggcgtgagccatcacacccagccagatCTGGAGTATTTAGGGGTAAAGCGTCACTGTATCTGCAAATTATTCTCAAATAGCTCaacaaaaaattgaaagtaaataaataacatcaaATAATATGTAAAAGTCTAAACCAGATGTGGCAAAATGTCAATACTTGGCAAATGTAAGTGAAGGACATACAAGTATGTATTATTCTTGAAACTTTCCCATAGGTTagaactttttcaaaataaaaagacaaatgagatatagaagaagaaaatatctcACAAGTAACAGTCTATCCTTTCCCCAAATACCTCCAATCTTAAGAAACTTACTGTATCTTTCAAGGCAACCCAAGCCATTATTACAATACACTGGACCCAAAGACAAATGCCCTGCTACTCCAACACCTGGGCCATCAAGTGGCCCTGGTTCTGCCACAAATAAAATCATCCCTACTCCCAAATAACAGCTCCTTATGTACTTGAGTATGATTTCATTGTGCTTagctatttctttgtttttggggTCAAACATTTCCTGTCTCTTTGTACATTATCCTGTGACATGGTTTCTGGTCTACCTATGGTCTTTGTGAGTTGCTCAATGTAGTCTGCCAATAACCCATTTAACACTATCCACAAATGATATTATATGTGGATAAGGTGATCTCATTAGAGCAGAATCACTCAATTAAGTCTCTACTTCTATTTCCCAGGCTAGGACCACATCAACTGACAAATCATATTACGTCTAAAGTCAACTAGACCTTCGTCCTTGGGCAGTTGGATTTTGGAAGTGCCTTAGAGCATGTCTAGATGATTGCCCTTATTAAATGTCAACTTGTCAGGTTAACCTTTCATTCCAGTCTGTCAAGAAAACCTCAGTTCTCAGTTCTCATCGTGTTACAATTAAAATGATGGGACATGGTCAAAGACAGTACCTCATCCTCCCAATTAAGTCACAAATCATTAAAGGGCAGGAACCACAGCTAATATGTTCTACATGTCCCCACATTCCATAAAACAGTGTCTAATGGAAGATGTTATATGTTGATTTGCTTGTTCACTGATAAGGAAGGTTCATTTTAAATGCAGAAGCAAGTTGAGACACTGGCCTAAAGATGCCTGACAAGTAGACATTGTTTTGTAACTATAGaataaatgagaatattttaGTTCTCAAGGCCAATTGGAAAGTAATAAAGAGCAGGATCTTGGTTTTCATTtagataaaaatactaaaaattaaaattaagaaatcaaaatcctttaaatacaaaattatattgcctttctctgaatttcaaaggaaagaaataaagggtatgtATGAAATTGCAACTCTAATTCAATATCTTTACTCATAgtatagaaatttaaaatctttttacaaCATTAGGAATACtactgaaaaataattatagcaaAGCCCTGGCCATTCAAAGAAAGATTCT belongs to Pongo pygmaeus isolate AG05252 chromosome 2, NHGRI_mPonPyg2-v2.0_pri, whole genome shotgun sequence and includes:
- the LOC129034103 gene encoding uncharacterized protein DDB_G0271670-like produces the protein MTHDKSWRRCSISGSTKCRCGSRIAGPNALGSGGSRSSSSSSRSILSSSILSSSILNSSPSSSSPSSSSPSSSSPSSSSSSSSSPSSSSSSGSPSSSSSSGSSSSSSSSSSSPSSSSPSSSSPSSSSSSSSSSSSSSSSSSSSSSSSSSSSSSSPSSSRSSSSSPSSSSSSPSSSSSSSSSSPSSSSSSSSSSSSSSSSPSSSSPSSSSSSSSPSSSSSSPSSPSSSSSSPSSSSSSPSSSSSSSSSSSSSSSPSSSSSSSSSSSSSSSHPSSSHPSAALGRRPQSPQSSHCAPFP